The region GTAAACCTTTATGTCAAAACATTCCCATCTCATCATCCTTGGATCAGGACCAGCAGGTTATAGCGCAGCGATTTATGCTGCTAGAGCAAATTTAAAACCAACACTTATCACAGGTGTTGAACAAGGTGGTCAATTGATGACAACTACTGATGTTGATAATTGGCCTGCTGATGCTGATGGGGTTCTTGGTCCTGATCTAATGAGCCGGTTTGAAAAGCATGCCCTTAGATTTAATACTGATATTGTTTTTGATCAGATTCATACAGCCGACCTTCTTAAACCCTCTAAAGAAAAAAAACCTTTCCGCTTGATTGGAGATGAATCTGAATATACATGTGATTCTCTCATTATTTCTACAGGCGCTTCAGCTATGTACCTTGGTCTTGAAAGTGAGAATAAATTTCTTGGAAAAGGTGTTTCAGCTTGTGCAACTTGTGATGGTTTTTTTTACAAAGGCAAAGAAGTAGCTGTTGTAGGTGGAGGAAATACAGCAATTGAAGAGGCTCTCTATTTATCAAACATTGCAAGCAAGGTTACATTGATTCATCGAAGAGACAAATTTAGAGCTGAGGCAATTCTTGTTGATAAAGTACACGAAAAGGTTGAGGAAGGAAAAATAGTCCTTGAACTTCATAAAACTCTTGATGAAGTAATTGGTGATGATAGCGGAGTAACTGGAATTAAAATTAAAGACGTTAATTCAAATAA is a window of Methylophilales bacterium DNA encoding:
- the trxB gene encoding thioredoxin-disulfide reductase; translation: MSKHSHLIILGSGPAGYSAAIYAARANLKPTLITGVEQGGQLMTTTDVDNWPADADGVLGPDLMSRFEKHALRFNTDIVFDQIHTADLLKPSKEKKPFRLIGDESEYTCDSLIISTGASAMYLGLESENKFLGKGVSACATCDGFFYKGKEVAVVGGGNTAIEEALYLSNIASKVTLIHRRDKFRAEAILVDKVHEKVEEGKIVLELHKTLDEVIGDDSGVTGIKIKDVNSNKIKEIDLLGVFIAIGHKPNTDLFQEQLKMENGYIVTEYGRDGNFTQTSIPGIFAAGDVQDHVYRQAITSAGTGCMAALDAERFLSKND